The following proteins are co-located in the Oceanimonas sp. GK1 genome:
- the ccoP gene encoding cytochrome-c oxidase, cbb3-type subunit III gives MNTFLSIFVTVISLGTIFGCLFLLIWCTKDKMGMEEGAPTGHTFDGISELNNPLPKWWSYMFIFMIVFSLIYLVLYPGLGNFKGVLGWESSNQDIRSLEESRAASAAAREEGRLVQYEREMVKADEVFGAKFRELVYEADGQTYRAIADIAHDEEATKVGQRLYLQNCAQCHGSDARGARGFPNLTDGDWLWGGSPEAIKHTIMAGRKSAGMAAWEPMLGEEGVKEVASYVLSLSGRKVDPVEAQKGQARFGICAGCHGADGKGNPALGAPNLTDNIWLYGGSRAAVEDSIRNGRAGVMPAWNDILGEDKVHLLASYVYSLSNEQ, from the coding sequence ATGAATACTTTTTTGAGCATTTTTGTAACCGTGATCAGCCTGGGCACCATTTTTGGCTGCCTGTTCCTGCTGATCTGGTGCACCAAAGACAAGATGGGAATGGAAGAAGGCGCGCCCACCGGGCACACCTTTGACGGTATCTCCGAGCTGAACAATCCGCTGCCCAAGTGGTGGAGCTACATGTTCATCTTCATGATCGTCTTTTCCCTGATCTATCTGGTGCTGTATCCGGGCCTGGGCAACTTCAAGGGCGTACTGGGCTGGGAAAGTTCCAACCAGGACATTCGCTCCCTGGAAGAGTCCCGTGCGGCCTCTGCCGCCGCCCGGGAAGAAGGCCGGCTGGTGCAGTACGAGCGTGAAATGGTGAAGGCCGATGAGGTCTTTGGTGCCAAGTTCCGTGAACTGGTCTACGAGGCCGATGGCCAGACCTACCGCGCCATTGCCGACATCGCTCACGACGAGGAAGCCACCAAGGTGGGCCAGCGTCTGTATCTGCAGAACTGTGCCCAGTGCCACGGCTCCGACGCCCGTGGTGCCCGCGGTTTCCCCAACCTGACCGACGGCGACTGGCTGTGGGGCGGCTCTCCTGAAGCCATCAAGCACACCATCATGGCCGGCCGCAAGTCTGCCGGTATGGCGGCTTGGGAGCCGATGCTGGGTGAAGAGGGCGTGAAAGAAGTGGCCAGCTATGTGCTCAGCCTGTCCGGCCGCAAGGTCGACCCGGTGGAAGCACAGAAAGGCCAGGCCCGCTTTGGTATCTGTGCCGGCTGTCACGGCGCCGATGGTAAAGGTAACCCTGCCCTGGGCGCGCCCAACCTGACCGACAACATCTGGCTGTATGGCGGCTCCCGCGCCGCGGTGGAAGACTCCATTCGCAACGGTCGTGCCGGTGTCATGCCCGCCTGGAATGACATTCTGGGCGAAGACAAGGTGCATCTGCTGGCATCTTATGTCTACAGCCTGAGCAACGAGCAATAA
- the ccoN gene encoding cytochrome-c oxidase, cbb3-type subunit I: MSQTNNQPNYNYTVVRQFTVMTVIWGVVGMSLGVLIAAQLIWPALNFETPWLTYSRLRPLHTNAVIFAFGVSALMATSFYVVQRTCNTRLFGGPLASFVFWGWQAIIISAIVTLPLGYTSSKEYAELEWPIDIAIAVVWVSYAIVFFGTLYKRTTSHIYVANWFYGGFILTVAVLHIVNSMAIPVSGMKSYSMYSGAADAMIQWWYGHNAVGFLLTAGFLGMMYYFVPKQAGRPVYSYRLSIVHFWALITLYIWAGPHHLHYTALPDWAQSLGMVMSLILFVPSWGGMINGIMTLSGAWHKLRYDPILRFLIVSLSFYGMSTFEGPMMAIKTVNALSHYTDWTVGHVHSGALGWVAMVSIGSVYHLIPNLFGQSRMYSLGLINTHFWLATIGTVLYIVAMWISGVMQGLMWRAVNEDGTLTYSFVEGLQASYPFYFVRFLGGVFFVAGMLLMLYNVYRTIKAPKGSLQAIPQPA; this comes from the coding sequence ATGAGTCAAACTAATAATCAACCAAACTACAACTACACAGTAGTTCGTCAGTTTACGGTCATGACCGTAATCTGGGGCGTTGTAGGTATGTCGTTGGGTGTGCTGATCGCAGCACAGCTTATCTGGCCTGCCCTCAACTTCGAAACACCCTGGCTGACCTACAGCCGGTTACGTCCGTTGCACACCAATGCGGTTATTTTTGCATTTGGTGTCAGCGCCCTGATGGCCACGTCCTTCTACGTGGTGCAGCGTACCTGTAATACTCGCCTGTTTGGTGGTCCGCTGGCCTCCTTTGTGTTCTGGGGCTGGCAGGCGATCATCATTTCGGCGATCGTTACCCTGCCGCTGGGCTACACCAGCAGCAAGGAATACGCCGAGCTGGAGTGGCCGATCGACATCGCCATTGCGGTGGTCTGGGTGTCCTACGCCATTGTGTTCTTCGGTACCCTGTACAAGCGCACCACGTCCCACATCTATGTGGCCAACTGGTTCTACGGTGGCTTTATTCTGACCGTGGCCGTGCTGCACATCGTCAACAGCATGGCCATTCCGGTGTCCGGCATGAAGTCTTACTCCATGTACTCCGGTGCCGCCGACGCCATGATCCAGTGGTGGTACGGCCATAACGCCGTGGGCTTCCTGCTGACCGCCGGTTTCCTCGGCATGATGTACTACTTCGTGCCCAAACAGGCCGGCCGCCCGGTTTATTCCTATCGTCTGTCCATCGTGCATTTCTGGGCGCTGATCACCCTGTATATCTGGGCCGGTCCGCACCACCTGCACTACACTGCCCTGCCCGACTGGGCGCAGTCTCTGGGCATGGTAATGTCTCTGATCCTGTTTGTGCCGTCCTGGGGTGGCATGATCAACGGCATCATGACCCTGTCCGGCGCCTGGCACAAACTGCGTTATGACCCCATTCTGCGTTTCCTCATCGTGTCCCTGTCGTTCTACGGCATGTCCACCTTTGAAGGCCCGATGATGGCGATCAAGACCGTGAACGCCCTGTCCCACTACACCGACTGGACCGTGGGTCACGTGCACTCCGGCGCCCTGGGCTGGGTTGCCATGGTATCTATCGGCTCCGTTTATCACCTGATCCCCAACCTGTTCGGCCAGAGCCGCATGTACAGCCTGGGTCTGATCAACACCCACTTCTGGCTGGCGACCATCGGTACCGTGCTGTACATCGTGGCCATGTGGATCAGCGGTGTGATGCAGGGTCTGATGTGGCGTGCGGTCAACGAGGACGGCACCCTGACCTACAGCTTTGTTGAAGGTCTGCAGGCCTCCTACCCGTTCTACTTCGTGCGTTTCCTGGGCGGTGTCTTCTTTGTCGCCGGTATGCTGCTGATGCTGTACAACGTGTACCGTACCATCAAGGCGCCGAAAGGCTCCCTGCAAGCTATCCCCCAACCGGCCTAA
- a CDS encoding cbb3-type cytochrome c oxidase subunit 3, which yields MDFSTLEALKPMLISFQTLALLILFVGIVWWAYGKRRKGKFDDAANSIFDDEEREKPRRGTEQDRAGANKE from the coding sequence ATGGATTTCAGTACCTTGGAAGCCCTCAAGCCGATGCTGATAAGCTTTCAGACCCTGGCCCTGCTGATTTTGTTTGTAGGCATAGTGTGGTGGGCCTACGGCAAGCGCAGAAAGGGCAAGTTTGATGATGCCGCCAACTCCATCTTCGATGATGAGGAGCGGGAAAAACCGCGCCGGGGTACTGAGCAGGATCGCGCAGGAGCTAATAAAGAATGA
- a CDS encoding dienelactone hydrolase family protein, translated as MKLLMPLLFMLLSTALHAEVITEERDYQVDGQTFRGYFALDRTATTPLPGVLVVHEWWGLNDYVRERARMLAELGYAAFALDMYGDGNTATHPTQAGAFAEASLSSLPQAEQRFNAALALLASDERVDGSRIAALGYCYGGGVVLHMARAGAKLKAVASFHGSLAPKSAPLPSHSPVRIAVFNGAADPLVPAAQVAAFREEMEQAGADYLLINYPGALHGFTNPAADQTATEFGLPLGYDKAADEDSWQRLQVFLNQSLR; from the coding sequence ATGAAATTACTGATGCCGTTGCTGTTTATGTTACTGAGTACCGCCCTGCACGCCGAGGTGATCACCGAAGAGCGGGATTACCAGGTCGACGGCCAGACCTTTCGGGGCTATTTCGCCCTTGACCGCACCGCCACGACGCCCCTGCCTGGTGTGCTGGTGGTACACGAATGGTGGGGGCTGAACGATTATGTGCGGGAGCGCGCCCGCATGCTCGCCGAGCTGGGTTATGCGGCCTTTGCCCTTGACATGTATGGGGACGGTAACACGGCCACTCACCCGACCCAGGCCGGTGCCTTTGCCGAGGCCTCACTGTCCTCCCTGCCCCAGGCAGAACAGCGCTTTAACGCCGCCCTCGCCCTGCTGGCATCCGATGAGCGGGTTGATGGCTCCCGCATCGCGGCCCTGGGATATTGTTACGGCGGTGGCGTGGTACTGCACATGGCCCGTGCCGGTGCCAAGCTCAAGGCAGTCGCGAGTTTTCATGGCTCTCTGGCGCCCAAATCCGCTCCCCTGCCCAGCCACAGTCCGGTACGTATCGCCGTGTTCAACGGCGCCGCCGATCCCCTGGTGCCGGCGGCACAGGTGGCGGCCTTTCGGGAGGAAATGGAGCAGGCCGGTGCCGATTACCTGCTGATCAATTATCCCGGCGCCTTGCATGGCTTTACCAACCCGGCGGCGGATCAGACCGCGACCGAATTCGGCCTGCCCCTGGGCTATGACAAGGCCGCCGACGAGGACTCCTGGCAGCGGCTTCAGGTGTTCCTGAACCAGAGCCTCAGATAA
- the ccoO gene encoding cytochrome-c oxidase, cbb3-type subunit II — protein sequence MKNRHELVEKNVTWLAILTVVAISFGGLVEIVPLFFQQQTNEPVEGLRPYTALEMEGRDIYIREGCTVCHSQMIRPFRAETERYGHYSVAGESVWEHPFLWGSKRTGPDLARVGGRYSDEWHRVHLINPRDVVPESNMPAFPWLETNVLDGANTAEKLRVFRDNFGVPYTDADIEGAEAAVKGKTEMDAVIAYLQSLGHALK from the coding sequence ATGAAAAACCGTCATGAACTGGTCGAAAAGAATGTCACCTGGTTGGCAATTCTGACCGTTGTAGCCATCAGTTTCGGTGGTCTGGTAGAAATCGTACCGCTGTTTTTCCAGCAGCAGACCAACGAGCCGGTTGAGGGCCTGCGCCCCTACACCGCACTGGAAATGGAAGGCCGTGATATCTACATCCGTGAAGGTTGTACCGTTTGTCACAGCCAGATGATCCGTCCGTTCCGTGCCGAAACCGAGCGCTATGGTCACTACTCCGTGGCCGGTGAAAGCGTGTGGGAGCACCCCTTCCTGTGGGGCTCCAAGCGTACCGGTCCGGATCTGGCCCGGGTGGGCGGCCGTTACTCCGACGAGTGGCACCGTGTGCACCTGATCAACCCGCGTGACGTGGTGCCCGAGTCCAACATGCCGGCCTTCCCCTGGCTGGAAACCAATGTGCTGGACGGCGCCAACACCGCCGAGAAACTGCGCGTTTTCCGGGATAACTTCGGCGTGCCCTACACCGACGCCGACATTGAAGGTGCCGAGGCCGCGGTGAAGGGCAAAACCGAAATGGATGCCGTCATCGCCTATCTGCAATCCTTGGGACACGCCCTTAAATAA